In Xiphias gladius isolate SHS-SW01 ecotype Sanya breed wild chromosome 16, ASM1685928v1, whole genome shotgun sequence, a genomic segment contains:
- the zgc:136439 gene encoding uncharacterized protein zgc:136439: MKAVILAAGYGTRLQRDVVADSSGRFAHLAGTAKPLLPVGGCALISHWVHALSACGAVDCIYVVTNALYHAAFEEWAAHFTNVKILSDQTRSNDERLGAMACLQLAVKHFKIEDHVVVIGGDTLFKEDFSFSKVKERFSDRQAHYEDSCLVLSYQCKDEETHKYGILEVDSDLHVLCMKEKPLPSETRSRRACPCFYMLSKKSLPLLDTFLEEKKEAPIEEKDAPGNFVSWLIPRKPVYVHQISGRFDVGNLPSYIECDVYFREKLQDVNSYMV, from the exons atgaaagctgtgattcTCGCCGCCGGTTACGGAACCAGGCTCCAGAGGGATGTGGTGGCCGACAGCAGCGGGCGGTTCGCTCACCTGGCTGGCACTGCTAAGCCGCTGCTGCCGGTGGGAGGCTGTGCCTTGATATCCCACTGGGTCCATGCCCTGAGCGCCTGTGGCGCCGTGGACTGCATTTATGTTGTC ACTAATGCTCTTTACCATGCTGCATTTGAAGAGTGGGCTGCACATTTCACAAATGTCAAGATTCTCAGCGACCAGACAAGAAGCAATGAT GAGCGTCTTGGTGCTATGGCCTGCCTGCAGCTTGCAGTAAAGCACTTCAAGATTGAAGACCACGTGGTAGTTATCGGAGG TGATACCCTCTTCAAAGAAGATTTCAGCTTCAGTAAAGTTAAAGAGAGGTTTTCTGACCGGCAAGCACACTATGAGGACAGCTGTCTAGTGCTCTCGTACCAGTGCAAAGACGAAG AAACCCATAAGTACGGGATACTGGAAGTAGACAGTGATCTTCATGTCCTCTGTATGAAGGAGAAACCTCTTCCTTCTGAGACAAGGTCAAGGAGAGCA tgtcctTGTTTCTATATGTTATCGAAGAAAAGCCTTCCTCTGTTGGATACCTTCCTCGAGGAGAAGAAG GAAGCTCCTATTGAAGAGAAGGATGCCCCAGGAAACTTTGTGTCTTGGCTCATTCCAAG gAAGCCAGTATACGTTCATCAGATTTCTGGGCGTTTTGATGTTGGAAACTTGCCTTCTTACATTGAATGTGACGTTTACTTCAGAGAAAAACTTCAAGATGTCAATTCTTACATGGTTTAG
- the LOC120801868 gene encoding ASNSD1 upstream open reading frame protein-like: MSSKSRDNDDNFEGQSALKEELNKKIKEQKVVLDELSNLKKNRKVYIQQRNSNIFFLADRGQTLGSCKKELDNMKKKLQDM; the protein is encoded by the exons ATGTCTTCTAAAAGTCGGGACAACGACGATAACTTTGAAGGGCAGTCTGCACTTAAGGAGGAACTGAACAAAAAG ATCAAGGAGCAGAAAGTAGTATTGGACGAGCTCTCCAATCTGAAGAAGAACAGG AAAGTTTACATCCAACAGAGGAACAGCAACATATTCTTCCTGGCAGACAGAGGTCAGACACTGGGTTCATGCAAAA AGGAACTGGAtaatatgaaaaagaaactgcaggATATGTAA
- the asnsd1 gene encoding asparagine synthetase domain-containing protein 1 translates to MCGIFCQLSLSSTHFGWDKTVYEHLKRRGPDSSQDLTVTGRNPCYRCLFSAHILHMRGLLTPQPLQDNTGNVLLWNGEIFGGLPVMPVENDTAVVSQWLSTCGSPSEILSVLSSMRGPWGFVYYQKAGDYLWFGRDFFGRRSLLWKFDAEVLTLTSVAAHASGGDQFTWQEVPAVGVYRIDLKAVTEAGTVTFEVYPWAYAGKDAIFTCMEAILGFVPSGCTAVMNQSGLVLSSPVCPLNMSIPKALNETESHPNPHSSVKDLEQLLASQEKNDEVNYLIDVLSEAVRRRVQSLPFEVQDSAPNNDHASVGILFSGGIDSMILAVLADRHVPAHEPIDLLNVAFKLQEPKKQKESAKNPKKHKNKPTDSKTVGAGSPTFSPFDVPDRITGKAGLKELKHLNPERRWNFVEINVTQEELQKMRQGRICHLVHPLDTVLDDSIGCAVWFAARGTGFVMEDNDRRPFTSSAKVILTGIGADEQLAGYSRHRVRFKMSGHEGLIGELAMELGRISSRNLGRDDRVIGDHGKEARFPYLDEDVVSYLNSLPVWVKADLLLPRGVGEKLLLRLTAKQLGLGQSAVLPKRAMQFGSRIAKMEESHEKASDKCTRLLTG, encoded by the exons ATGTGCGGCATCTTTTGTCAGTTGAGTCTGTCATCCACTCACTTCGGGTGGGACAAAACAGTTTATGAACATTTGAAGAGAAGAGGGCCCGACTCAAGCCAGGATCTAACGGTTACAGGCAGAAATCCTTGCTATCGGTGTTTATTCTCTGCCCACATTCTTCACATGAGAGGTCTTCTTACCCCTCAGCCACTTCAAGACAACACTGGAAATGTCCTTTTGTGGAATGGGGAGATTTTCGGAGGTCTGCCAGTGATGCCAGTGGAAAACGACACTGCTGTTGTCTCTCAGTGGCTGTCGACCTGCGGCAGCCCTTCAGAGATTCTGTCTGTCCTGTCCAGTATGAGGGGACCATGGGGGTTTGTTTACTACCAAAAGGCTGGAGACTACCTCTGGTTTGGCAGAGACTTCTTTGGCAGGAGGAGTTTGCTCTGGAAATTTGATGCAGAGGTTTTGACCCTGACTTCTGTGGCAGCTCACGCTTCTGGAGGAGATCAGTTTACTTGGCAAGAAGTCCCAGCAGTTGGTGTGTACAGGATTGACCTGAAGGCAGTGACAGAAGCCGGCACTGTGACGTTTGAGGTTTATCCTTGGGCATATGCAGGAAAGGATGCCATCTTTACTTGCATGGAAGCTATATTGGGGTTTGTTCCCAGCGGCTGCACGGCTGTGATGAACCAATCAGGACTAGTACTCAGCTCACCCGTGTGCCCTCTTAATATGTCCATCCCGAAGGCATTAAATGAGACAGAGTCTCATCCAAACCCCCACTCATCTGTCAAAGATCTGGAGCAGCTGCTTGCTAGCCAAGAGAAAAATGATGAGGTGAACTATCTCATTGATGTTCTGAGTGAGGCAGTAAGGCGACGTGTCCAGTCTCTGCCTTTTGAGGTGCAAGACAGTGCACCTAATAATGACCATGCTAGTGTTGGCATACTTTTCTCAGGAGGTATCGATTCTATGATTCTCGCTGTTTTGGCCGACCGTCACGTCCCTGCTCATGAACCAATAGACCTTCTCAATGTAGCATTTAAACTACAGGAGCCAAAGAAGCAGAAAGAATCTGCAAAGAATcccaaaaagcacaaaaataagCCCACAGATTCTAAGACTGTTGGAGCTGGTTCCCCAACATTCAGCCCCTTTGATGTTCCGGACAGAATTACTGGAAAAGCAGGTCTCAAGGAATTAAAACACCTGAATCCTGAGAGAAGATGGAATTTTGTTGAAATCAATGTAACGCAGGAAGAGCTGCAGAAAATGCGACAGGGGCGCATTTGTCATTTGGTGCATCCACTGGACACAGTGCTTGATGACAGCATTGGGTGTGCTGTGTGGTTTGCAGCAAGAGGGACGGGGTTCGTCATGGAGGACAACGACCGGAGGCCTTTCACATCATCAGCAAAG GTCATTTTGACAGGAATTGGAGCAGATGAGCAGCTAGCAGGTTACTCCAGACACAGAGTCCGATTTAAGATGTCTGGACATGAGGGATTGATCGGGGAACTAGCCATGGAGCTGGGCAGGATCTCCTCAAGGAATTTAGGCAGAGACGACAGAGTTATAGGGGACCATGGGAAGGAGGCTAG ATTTCCCTACTTGGACGAGGACGTGGTGAGCTACTTGAATTCTCTACCTGTTTGGGTAAAGGCAGACCTGTTACTTCCTCGAGGTGTCGGGGAGAAACTACTCCTGAGACTGACAGCGAAACAGCTGGGCCTCGGCCAATCAGCAGTCCTGCCAAAGAGAGCCATGCAGTTTGGCTCCCGCATCGCAAAGATGGAGGAAAGCCATGAAAAGGCTTCTGACAAATGCACAAGACTCCTCACTGGATAG
- the sympk gene encoding symplekin encodes MELSTEEGETSHAIDMTTSEKVVDLLNQAALIPTDEKLNVLKQVQELIINKDPSLLDNFLDEMIAFQTDKSIEVRKFVIGFIEEACKRDNELLLRLIANLNMLLKDESVNVVKKAILTLTQLYKVSLQWLVRSKAVSDMQEACWDLVTQMKGDVLALLDSENDGVRTHAIKFTESLIITLSPRTSDSDVPKRQEGDISLDKVPKDHSYIRYDVLCEEGKSALEKLLKFMVHPAISSINLTTALGSLATIARQRPMFMSEVVQAYETLHANLPPTLAKSQVSSVRKNLKLHLVAVLKHPCSLEFQGQISTLLLDLGMPQSEITRSTPAVREQRKRPRHEQYTEGKKVKMEPTLIEDDEDKEEPAPLTTPKPAAVPVAQSAIDLTAEFLHPLLSPENVANLVLISMVYLPDVMPASFQATYTPVESAGTDAQIKHLARLMATQMTAAGIGPGLEQCKAREDDAGKEEDNEEDFGAKDLLIKRKVPAMMVGQAISVVGGYAEKVPTTEAPTAVKRLPEPILPTAQTKMTGASGRKKVFRLSDVVQPLPDTQIEKLTSRAVKRILLSEKAIAQSGMSHVRVKLLSRLVTQFEGMMKEDVLEFILDDIRTRSDLAFSLLYQEYNTYLSQLPSGLLDSYDHCLFTLLSGLQEKPEQRDGLFTKLVLEAPIITESALEVIRRYCEDESRVYLGMTTLKELIIKRPSRQFQYLHVLLDLSSHEKEKVRTTALAFLKRMYEKDQLRDYIEKFALNYMQLLVHPNPPSLLFGADKDTEVAAPWTEETVRQCLFLYLSLLPLNHRLVHELASVYTEAIADIKRSVLRAIEQPIRGMGMNSPELLLLVENCPKGAETLVTRCLHILTDKVPPSPELVERVRDLYHKRVPDVRFLIPVINGLEKSEVIQALPKLIKLNPIVVKEVFNRLLGTQHSEGSSSVSPLTPGDLLIALHNIDSTKCDMKSIIKATNLCFGEKNVYTSEVLAVVMQQLMEHSPLPMLLMRTVIQSLTMYPRLGGFVMNILSRLIVKQVWKYPKVWEGFVKCCQRTKPQSYSVLLQLPPAQLTSVFERCPEMREPLLHHVHSFTPHQQAHIPASIMAVLEANKKSEPKAVDPVVEKEIEPLTAPAASVSKEAPTATLIEPEMPVQHDPAITNDEEEPMEQEQSDPVIQEESVNTDSQVELARTSETLSPQPGPDEEPMEASQPEPSDLQEPEKESEVDVTRPEAGSSSEEVE; translated from the exons ATGGAGCTTTCTACAGAGGAGGGGGAAACCTCCCATGCCATCGATATGACCACCAGTGAAAAG GTGGTGGATCTCCTGAATCAGGCTGCTCTGATACCCACAGATGAAAAGCTAAATGTGCTCAAACAG gtccAAGAGCTTATCATCAACAAGGATCCCTCTCTTCTTGACAATTTCTTGGAT GAGATGATTGCTTTTCAGACTGATAAGTCTATCGAAGTGAGAAAGTTTGTCATTGGCTTCATAGAGGAAGCCTG TAAAAGGGACAATGAACTCCTCCTCAGACTGATCGCCAACCTGAACATGTTGCTGAAGGATGAAAGTGTGAATGTGGTGAAGAAAGCCATCCTCACACTCACCCAGCTGTACAAAGTTTCTCTGCAG TGGTTGGTGCGCTCCAAAGCAGTATCGGACATGCAGGAGGCATGCTGGGATTTGGTCACACAGATGAAAGGGGATGTTCTGGCCTTGCTTGACTCTGAAAATGACGGTGTACGCACTCATGCCATCAAGTTCACAGAATCACTAATTATCACTCTGTCACCACGGACATCAGACTCCGACGTCCCCAAGCGACAGGAGGGTGACATCAGCCTGGATAAAGTTCCCAAAGATCACTCGTACATTCGATATG ATGTCTTGTGTGAGGAGGGAAAGTCTGCACTGGAGAAGCTGCTGAAGTTCATGGTCCACCCAGCCATTTCCAGCATCAACCTCACCACAGCACTGGGCTCCCTGGCCACTATTGCCCGTCAGAGGCCTATGTTCATGTCAGAGGTTGTGCAGGCATATGAGACACTGCATG CAAACCTGCCGCCCACTCTGGCCAAATCTCAGGTCAGCAGTGTGCGAAAGAATCTGAAGCTGCACCTGGTGGCAGTCCTCAAGCATCCCTGCAGCCTGGAGTTCCAGGGTCAAATCAGCACTCTGCTGCTGGACCTGGGAATGCCCCAGAGTGAAATAACCCGCTCTACACCTGCAGTGCGTGAGCAGCGCAAACGGCCTCGCCATGAACAATacacagaaggaaaaaaggtCAAGATGG AACCGACCCTGATTGAGGATGATGAGGACAAAGAGGAGCCTGCCCCTCTAACTACCCCTAAACCAGCTGCTGTTCCAGTTGCACAGTCTGCAATTGACCTCACAGCTGAGTTCCTGCACCCGCTGCTGTCTCCTGAGAATGTAGCCAACCTG GTGCTTATCAGCATGGTGTATCTGCCTGATGTCATGCCAGCATCCTTCCAGGCCACATACACACCTGTTGAGTCAGCAGGCACTGATGCCCAAATTAAACATCTGGCCAGGCTGATGGCCACGCAGATGACTGCAGCTGGGATTGGTCCAG GACTTGAGCAGTGCAAAGCCCGAGAGGACGACGCAGGCAAAGAGGAAGATAATGAGGAGGACTTTGGAGCTAAAGACCTGCTCATCAAGCGCAAAGTTCCAGCCATGATGGTGGGCCAAGCGATCTCTGTGGTCGGAGGTTACGCAGAAAAGGTTCCAACCACTGAGGCTCCCACCGCAGTCAAGAGGCTTCCTGAACCCATCCTTCCTACTGCACAAACCAA AATGACAGGGGCGAGTGGGAGGAAAAAAGTGTTTCGGTTGTCAGATGTTGTCCAGCCTTTACCAGACACCCAGATTGAGAAGTTAACCTCCAGAGCAGTCAAACGCATCCTGCTTTCAGAAAAGGCGATTGCTCAAAGTGGCATGTCCCAT GTCCGAGTGAAGCTCCTCTCGAGGCTTGTGACGCAGTTTGAAGGGATGATGAAAGAAGACGTGCTGGAATTTATCCTAGATGACATCAGGACAAGGAGTGACCTGgcattttctctcctctaccAAGAGTACAACACTTACCTCAGCCAGCTGCCCTCCGGGCTGTTGGACAGCTATGACCACTGTCTCTTCACACTGCTGTCCGGCCTGCAGGAGAAACCAGAGCAGAGGGATGG ACTTTTCACCAAACTGGTTCTGGAGGCTCCAATTATAACAGAATCAGCTTTGGAAGTAATAAGACGTTACTGTGAGGATGAG TCCCGGGTGTATTTGGGCATGACGACTCTGAAGGAGCTTATCATCAAACGGCCCTCGAGGCAGTTTCAATATCTGCACGTACTTCTGGATCTCAGCTCGCATGAAAAAGAGAAG GTGCGGACCACTGCCTTGGCTTTTTTGAAGCGTATGTATGAGAAAGACCAGCTCAGGGACTACATAGAGAAGTTTGCCCTGAACTACATGCAGCTTCTGGTCCACCCCAACCCTCCATCTCTGCTCTTTGGGGCTGACAAAGACACAG AAGTGGCTGCCCCCTGGACTgaagagacagtgagacagtgtCTGTTCCTCTAcctgtccctgcttcctctaAATCACCGCCTGGTCCATGAGCTTGCTTCTGTCTACACTGAGGCCATCGCTGACATCAAGCGCAGCGTGCTTCGAGCAATAGAGCAGCCT ATCCGTGGAATGGGGATGAACTCTCCCGAGCTGCTGCTTCTGGTTGAAAACTGTCCTAAAGGAGCAGAGACTTTAGTCACTCGCTGCCTGCACATTTTGACAGATAAAG TGCCTCCATCTCCAGAGCTGGTGGAGAGAGTGCGAGACCTTTACCACAAACGAGTGCCAGATGTTCGTTTCCTAATCCCTGTCATAAATGGCCTAGAAAAG AGTGAAGTTATCCAGGCTCTCCCCAAGCTGATCAAACTCAACCCGATTGTAGTCAAGGAGGTGTTCAACCGTCTGTTGGGAACTCAGCACA GTGAGGGAAGTTCATCGGTGTCCCCTCTCACCCCTGGAGACCTGCTCATTGCCTTACACAACATAGACTCAACCAAATGTGATATGAAGTCCATCATAAAAG CTACCAACCTGTGCTTTGGGGAGAAGAACGTGTACACCTCTGAGGTTTTGGCAGTGGTGATGCAGCAGCTGATGGAGCACAGCCCCCTCCCCATGCTGCTCATGCGTACCGTCATCCAGTCCCTCACCATGTATCCCCGATTGGGCGGCTTTGTCATGAACATCCTCTCCCGCCTCATTGTGAAGCAG GTGTGGAAGTACCCTAAGGTTTGGGAGGGATTTGTGAAGTGCTGCCAAAGGACAAAGCCTCAGTCGTACAGCGTGCTCCTACAGCTACCACCCGCCCAACTGACGAGCGTGTTTGAACGCTGCCCAGAGATGAGAGAGCCTCTTCTACATCATGTCCACTCCTTCACCCCTCATCAG CAAGCTCACATACCTGCCTCTATCATGGCAGTCCTGGaagcaaataaaaaatcagAGCCGAAAGCTGTGGATCCTGTCGTGGAGAAAGAG ATTGAACCACTCACTGCTCCAGCTGCCTCAGTTTCAAAAGAGGCTCCCACTGCCACACTGATAGAACCAGAGATGCCAGTCCAGCACGACCCAGCCATCACAAACGATGAAGAAGAACCAATGGAGCAAGAACAGTCCGATCCAGTGATACAGGAGGAAAGTGTTAACACTGATTCCCAG GTGGAGTTGGCAAGAACAAGTGAAACACTATCACCTCAACCAGGACCAGATGAGGAACCAATGGAGGCATCTCAACCTGAACCTTCAGATCTCCAGGAGCCAGAAAAAGAATCTGAAGTTGACGTCACCAGACCTGAGGCTGGAAGCAGCAGTGAAGAGGTAGAATGA